A region of Paraburkholderia sp. BL23I1N1 DNA encodes the following proteins:
- a CDS encoding porin, with product MKTSRLVAAASTLLLASAAQAQSSVTLYGIIDAGFNYVSNLKTGNGGHAFTLSDGPPQASRFGLKGAEDIGGGNKVIFALENGFSVANGNLGQGGRMFGRLAWIGATGQNWGKLTMGRQYDPVVDYLYPLTSCGTYGGGYMCHPFDSDNIGNDFRTDNSVKYTSPIWNGLTFGTMYGFSNQAGGFKQNRSFSVGGSYANGPLYLAAAFEQLDNPGKNTDGAVSSTADAPFVAGRQRIYGAGGTYTIGSLKLAASWARTVLDGITSGPIVSSYLRLDNYEVNATYTITPQLSLSGGYFFTNGKQASATGDLRPKWHEANLMLDYNLSKRSDVFAMGIFQKAAGDATFATIYAIGPTSTEAPGSARQTVVRLGIRHRF from the coding sequence ATGAAAACTTCCAGGCTTGTCGCGGCAGCAAGTACATTGCTTCTCGCGAGTGCTGCTCAAGCACAAAGTAGCGTGACCCTCTACGGCATCATCGACGCGGGGTTCAACTACGTCAGCAATCTCAAAACCGGCAACGGGGGGCACGCGTTCACCCTATCCGACGGACCGCCGCAGGCGAGCCGCTTCGGGCTTAAGGGTGCTGAAGACATAGGTGGCGGCAACAAGGTCATCTTTGCGCTCGAAAACGGATTCAGTGTTGCGAACGGCAACCTGGGCCAGGGCGGCAGAATGTTTGGACGCCTCGCGTGGATTGGAGCGACCGGCCAGAACTGGGGCAAGTTGACGATGGGGCGCCAGTACGACCCGGTGGTCGACTATCTTTATCCGTTGACTTCGTGCGGGACGTACGGCGGCGGCTACATGTGCCATCCGTTCGATAGCGACAACATCGGCAACGACTTCCGTACGGACAACTCGGTCAAGTACACAAGCCCAATCTGGAACGGCCTCACGTTCGGCACGATGTACGGCTTCAGCAACCAGGCTGGCGGGTTCAAGCAGAACCGGTCGTTCAGCGTAGGGGGCTCGTATGCAAACGGTCCGCTGTACCTGGCCGCGGCCTTTGAGCAATTGGACAATCCGGGCAAGAACACGGACGGCGCGGTCTCTTCAACTGCCGACGCACCTTTCGTGGCTGGACGGCAGCGAATTTACGGGGCGGGCGGTACGTACACTATCGGCAGCCTGAAACTGGCTGCGTCCTGGGCACGCACTGTGTTGGACGGAATAACGTCGGGCCCCATCGTCTCGAGCTATCTCCGGCTCGACAACTATGAAGTGAATGCCACGTACACGATTACGCCTCAACTGTCGCTCTCGGGCGGCTACTTCTTCACGAATGGCAAACAGGCATCAGCGACTGGGGACCTTAGGCCGAAGTGGCACGAAGCCAATCTGATGCTCGACTACAACCTGTCGAAGCGAAGTGACGTCTTTGCCATGGGAATTTTTCAGAAAGCCGCTGGCGATGCGACGTTCGCGACCATCTACGCAATCGGACCGACCTCGACGGAAGCACCGGGTAGCGCTCGTCAAACCGTCGTCCGCCTCGGCATTCGCCACAGGTTCTAA
- a CDS encoding ABC transporter permease subunit (The N-terminal region of this protein, as described by TIGR01726, is a three transmembrane segment that identifies a subfamily of ABC transporter permease subunits, which specificities that include histidine, arginine, glutamine, glutamate, L-cystine (sic), the opines (in Agrobacterium) octopine and nopaline, etc.) translates to MNYHFDFSFLEGNIGQLLSGLRVTLELAIASNAIGLTFGFLLCLLAMSRLVLLRWPAQLFIEFFRCTPALLQIVWFFYCHPDALRRVH, encoded by the coding sequence ATGAACTATCACTTTGACTTCAGTTTTCTCGAAGGCAACATCGGCCAGTTGCTTTCAGGACTGCGAGTGACTCTCGAGCTGGCAATCGCGTCCAACGCCATTGGACTCACCTTCGGCTTCCTGCTCTGCCTGCTCGCAATGAGCCGCCTGGTGTTGCTTCGCTGGCCGGCACAGCTTTTCATCGAGTTCTTCCGTTGCACGCCGGCGCTTTTGCAGATTGTCTGGTTCTTCTACTGCCATCCCGATGCTCTTCGACGTGTTCATTGA
- a CDS encoding ABC transporter permease subunit, translating to MALGLNLTAFNAEAYRAGVQAVPKEHLDACVALGLRPWQRTIYVVLPQALRNAMPVLMTNGIGSLQQSALVAIVAVADLMYVGKSLATEAYRPLETYSVIALIYFALTLPISKLVHVVERRQDAAVQR from the coding sequence CTGGCACTCGGGCTGAACCTGACCGCCTTCAATGCAGAGGCCTATCGTGCCGGAGTTCAGGCAGTGCCGAAGGAGCACCTTGATGCATGCGTAGCGCTGGGCTTGCGTCCCTGGCAACGGACTATTTACGTTGTGCTGCCGCAGGCGCTGCGAAACGCAATGCCCGTCCTGATGACCAACGGTATCGGCAGCTTGCAGCAGAGCGCTTTGGTGGCAATCGTTGCGGTAGCGGACTTGATGTACGTCGGGAAGAGCCTGGCAACTGAGGCCTACCGTCCTTTGGAGACGTACTCGGTTATTGCGCTCATCTATTTCGCTCTCACTTTGCCCATCTCGAAGCTGGTCCATGTTGTTGAGCGTCGTCAAGACGCGGCCGTTCAGCGTTGA
- a CDS encoding amino acid ABC transporter permease, translating to MTFDFSSVLPYWAVLLKGLGITIAFTSSCAVMGSVAGFILSLLRMSTNPFIKGVTTFYVQFFRGTPLLIQLFWVFFCFPVVFHVAIPPYASVVISLTMYMAAVTSETFRGALKSISSEQHDACIALSLPPQAKILYVIFPQALLRAIPPLLSNIVSLFKESALISSVGIADLMFVGQSISNATARPVEFLTAVAVIYFLVAFPLTRLVGFIELRFLRRFAY from the coding sequence ATGACTTTCGATTTTTCTTCCGTCCTCCCCTACTGGGCCGTGCTTCTCAAGGGCCTCGGTATCACGATTGCCTTCACGAGCAGCTGTGCAGTTATGGGCAGTGTTGCCGGCTTCATTCTTAGCTTGCTACGGATGTCGACGAACCCGTTCATCAAAGGTGTGACAACGTTTTACGTGCAGTTCTTCCGAGGCACGCCACTGCTCATTCAGCTCTTCTGGGTATTCTTCTGCTTCCCTGTTGTGTTTCACGTGGCAATTCCGCCCTACGCGTCGGTGGTCATTTCTCTGACTATGTACATGGCGGCAGTTACCAGCGAAACCTTCCGCGGAGCACTGAAGTCGATTTCGTCGGAACAACACGACGCGTGTATCGCATTGAGCCTGCCGCCGCAAGCGAAGATTCTCTACGTGATTTTTCCGCAAGCGCTGCTGCGCGCTATCCCGCCGTTGCTCTCGAACATCGTCAGCCTCTTCAAGGAGAGCGCGCTGATTTCGTCGGTCGGTATCGCTGACCTCATGTTCGTCGGCCAGAGCATTTCGAATGCAACCGCACGCCCGGTGGAGTTCCTGACCGCCGTTGCAGTCATCTACTTCCTTGTGGCGTTCCCCTTGACCCGTCTGGTTGGCTTTATCGAATTGCGCTTTCTCAGACGCTTCGCCTATTAA